The Candidatus Methylomirabilota bacterium sequence ACGTTGTGGTCGATGTAGCTGACGACCTTTGACGGCTTCACGCGCGGGAAGCCCATGGTCTCGAACTGCAACCACGCCATGTTGCCGTTGGTGTCGGTGAGCAGGCACTGGTCCACGCGCAGCCCGATCTCTTCGCCGGCCACGGCCTTGCCCGCGACCAGGTGAGACTCGATCAGCTTCCGCGCGAGGGAGAGGCCCAACGCTACCGCTTCTCCACGGGAACGAAGGGTTTGCGGCCCGGGCCCTTGTAGTCGGCGCGGGGGCGGATCAGCCGGTTGTCGTCGTACTGCTCGAGGAGGTTGGCCGTCCAGCCCGCGATGCGGGATGTCGCGATGACCGGCGTGAAGAGGTCCACGGGAATGCCGATCGAGTAGAAGAGCGGCGCCGAGTAGAAGTCCACGTTGGGGATGAGCTTCTTGGTCGCGCTGACCTTCGTGTGCAGCTTCACCGCGAGGTCGTACCACTGCGCCTGCCCAGTCTCCCGGCAGGCGGCCTCGGCCATGCCCTTCAGGATCGCCGCCCGCGGGTCGCCCGCCGTGTAGACGCGGTGGCCCATGCCCATGAACCGGCGTTTCGCGGCGAATGCCTTGTCCACGAAGCCGTCCACGTTATCGAGCTTGCCGATCTCGAGCAACGTGTTCATGACGGCCTCGCCCGCGCCGCCGTGGAGCGTGCCCTTTAGGGCGCCGACGCCTCCCGCCACGGCGGAATGCATGTCGGACAAGGTCGCCGCGATCACGCGCGTCGTGAAGGTCGAGGCATTCAGCTCGTGCTCGGCATAGAGGACGAGGCTCGCGTCGAAGGCCTTGGTGGTGACGTCGCTCGGCTTCTTGCCCGTCAGCATGTAGAGGAAGTTAGCCGCGAGCGAGAGGTCCTTCGACGGCGGAACGGGCTCCTGTCCGCTCCGGACACGGTGATGGGCGCAGATGGCCGTGGCGAACTGGCTGGTCAGGCGCACGGCTTTGCGAAGGTTCGCGGCATGAGAGTTGTCCGTCGTGTCGGGGTCGTGCATGCCGAGGATCGCGACGGACGCCTGGAGCACTCGCATGGGATCCGTCTGCTTCGGCATGAGCGCGAAGGCCTTGACCAGATCGCCGGGGATGGGCCGCGCGGCCGCCAGCTCGGCCATGAAGCGGTCGAGCTGGCTCTTGTTCGGCAGCTCGCCCATCCAGAGGAGATACGCGACCTCCTCGAAGGTCGTCTTGCGCGCGAGGTCGTCGATGTCGTAACCGCGATAGGCGAGGCGGCCGTTCGCGCCGTCGAGATCGCAGAGCTGTGTCTCGGCCGCGACGACGCCTTCGAGGCCGCGGATCAGCTGGGTGCCTTCAGCCATGGATGGTGTCCTCTCAGGACGGGCGCTTGATGCCGAAGGCCGGCAGGACGG is a genomic window containing:
- a CDS encoding citrate/2-methylcitrate synthase; protein product: MAEGTQLIRGLEGVVAAETQLCDLDGANGRLAYRGYDIDDLARKTTFEEVAYLLWMGELPNKSQLDRFMAELAAARPIPGDLVKAFALMPKQTDPMRVLQASVAILGMHDPDTTDNSHAANLRKAVRLTSQFATAICAHHRVRSGQEPVPPSKDLSLAANFLYMLTGKKPSDVTTKAFDASLVLYAEHELNASTFTTRVIAATLSDMHSAVAGGVGALKGTLHGGAGEAVMNTLLEIGKLDNVDGFVDKAFAAKRRFMGMGHRVYTAGDPRAAILKGMAEAACRETGQAQWYDLAVKLHTKVSATKKLIPNVDFYSAPLFYSIGIPVDLFTPVIATSRIAGWTANLLEQYDDNRLIRPRADYKGPGRKPFVPVEKR